In Astatotilapia calliptera chromosome 16, fAstCal1.2, whole genome shotgun sequence, one genomic interval encodes:
- the ift88 gene encoding intraflagellar transport protein 88 homolog isoform X1: MEHVHLAVEEDDLYSGYNDYNPTFDSEELENDVGFQQAVRTSHGRRPPMTAKFPGTPIGPRSLASSFGARLHMASSMGRPMTGAVQDGSARPMTAVKAAGYTSSLSRGSAFDPLGQSRGPAPALEAKNEDTPEEKIKILEKKVNDLIEESCMAQSMGALQVALEKAKEAGRKERALVRQREQSGSADHINLDLTYSVLLNLANQYTNNEMYPEALNSYQIIVKNKMFSNAGRLKVNMANIYFKQKNYPKAIKFYRMALDQITNAHKEMRIKIMQNIGVVFICMGQYTDAITSFEHIMSESPNIKTGFNLILCYYAIGDRERMKKAFQKLISVPLGIDDEDKYIPSNEDTSSNMVIEAIKNDKLHQMERDLKTLAEKYIMTAAKLIAPAIETLFATGFDWCVDMVKSSQYVELANDLEINKAITYLRQKDFKQVEAVETLKAFEKKDSRVKSAAATNLSFLYFLEKDYDQADRYADLAMNADRYNPAALINKGNTVFVKQDYEKAAEFYKEALRNDSSCTEGLYNLGLTYQRLNRLEEALDCFLKLHAILRNSSQVMYQLASLYELLENPEQAIEWLMQVISVTPTDAQALAKLGELHDGEGDKSQAFQYYYESFRYFPSNIHVIEWLGAYYIETQFCEKAIQYFERATLIQPTQVKWQLMVASCYRRSGNSQKALETYKEIHRKFPENVECLRFLVRLCTDMQLKEAQDYATKLKKVEKMKEIREQRIKSGREGSARSRREGRESSAGSAAGISTPVLISPKKSSVMDEVKAVSQSESKHFSPLLDSGRDSGRSSSSTKGERLSAKMRSLPGSNEPYEASSPKELDASYVDPLGPQMDRPKTGVKKRVEDDDFADEELGDDLLPE, from the exons ATGGAACATGTGCATCTGGCTGTGGAGGAGGACGACCTTTATTCGGGTTACAATGATTATAATCCGACATTTGACTCGGAG GAGCTGGAGAATGATGTGGGCTTCCAGCAAGCAGTGAGGACAAGTCATGGAAGAAGACCCCCG ATGACTGCCAAGTTTCCTGGCACTCCCATTGGACCTCGATCTTTAGCTTCTTCTTTTGGC GCTCGGCTTCATATGGCCTCTTCAATGGGACGACCCATGACTGGAGCTGTACAG GATGGGTCAGCCCGTCCAATGACTGCCGTCAAAGCAGCAGGTTACACCTCCTCCCTGAGTCGTG GCTCAGCCTTTGACCCTCTGGGCCAGTCCAGGGGTCCTGCACCTGCACTCGAAGCAAAGAATGAGGATAC GCCTGAGGAGAAGATCAAAATCTTGGAGAAGAAAGTGAATGACCTGATAGAGGAGAGCTGCATGGCACAGAGCATGGGAGCCTTACAAGTG GCCCTTGAAAAAGCCAAAGAGGCAGGGCGGAAGGAGAGAGCCCTGGTCAGACAGAGGGAACAGTCTGGCAGTGCAGACCATATAAATCTAGACCTCACGTACTCT GTTTTGCTCAACCTTGCCAACCAATACACAAACAATGAAATGTACCCAGAGGCCCTGAACAGCTACCAGATCATTGTGAAGAATAAAATGTTCAGTAACGCAG GCCGCCTGAAAGTCAACATGGCCAACATCTACTTTAAACAGAAGAACTATCCTAAAGCCATCAAGTTCTACCGAATGGCGCTGGATCAGATAACAAATGCCCACAAAGAAATGAGGATCAAGATCATGCAGAATATCGGTGTAGTGTTTATCTGCATGGGCCAGTACACAGATGCCATTACGTCTTTCGAGCACATCATGAGCGAGAGTCCAAATATCAAGACAGGCTTCAACCTTATCCTGTGCTACTATGCTATCGGTGACAGAGAGAGGATGAAGAAGGCCTTTCAGAAGCTCATTTCTGTTCCTCTGGGCATTGATGATGAAGACAAATACATCCCTTCCAAT GAAGACACCAGCTCCAATATGGTCATTGAAgccattaaaaatgacaaacttcACCAGATGGAGAGAGATCT AAAAACCCTGGCTGAGAAATACATCATGACAGCAGCCAAGCTCATTGCCCCAGCGATTGAGACTTTGTTTGCTACTGGATTTGACTG gtgtgTCGACATGGTGAAGAGTTCTCAGTATGTCGAGCTTGCCAATGATTTAGAGATCAACAAAGCCATCACCTACCTCAGACAGAAGGACTTCAAACAG GTTGAG GCAGTGGAAACATTGAAGGCATTTGAGAAGAAggacagcagagtgaagagcgCTGCAGCCACTAACCTCTCTTTCCTCTATTTTCTG GAGAAAGACTACGACCAGGCTGATCGATATGCCGACCTTGCTATGAATGCTGATCGTTACAACCCAGCAGCACTTATCAACAAGGGCAACACGGTGTTTGTCAAACAGGACTATGAAAAGGCTGCAGAGTTCTACAAAGAAGCACTGAGGAATGATTCCTCGTGCACCGAAGGCCTTTACAACCTGG GTCTGACTTATCAAAGACTGAATCGCCTAGAGGAGGCTCTGGACTGCTTCCTGAAGCTCCATGCCATTCTGAGGAACAGTTCCCAAGTCATGTACCAGCTGGCCAGCCT CTATGAGCTTCTAGAAAATCCCGAACAAGCAATCGAGTGGCTAATGCAGGTCATCAGTGTAACTCCCACAGACGCCCAGGCACTGGCTAAGCTGGGAGAACTGCATGATGGCGAGGGGGACAAATCCCAGGCTTTCCAGTACTATTATGAG TCCTTTAGGTACTTTCCCTCCAACATCCATGTGATTGAGTGGCTCGGAGCTTACTACATTGAGACACAGTTCTGTGAGAAAGCCATTCAGTACTTTGAAAGAGCCACGCTAATACA ACCAACTCAGGTAAAGTGGCAGCTAATGGTGGCAAGCTGCTACAGACGAAGTG GAAACTCCCAGAAAGCACTGGAAACTTATAAAGAAATCCACCGAAAGTTTCCAGAAAATGTGGAAT GCTTGCGTTTCCTGGTGCGGCTGTGCACAGATATGCAATTGAAGGAAGCCCAAGACTACGCCACCAAACTGAAGAAGGTAGAGAAGATGAAGGAAATCAGAGAGCAG AGGATAAAATCGGGACGGGAAGGCAGCGCGAGAAGTCGAAGAGAAGGCAGAGAGAGCAGTGCAGGCAGCGCTG CAGGCATCTCCACACCTGTCCTCATCTCTCCTAAGAAGTCCAGCGTTATGG ATGAGGTCAAAGCAG TATCTCAGTCTGAGTCTAAACACTTCAGTCCACTACTGGACTCAGGGAGAG
- the ift88 gene encoding intraflagellar transport protein 88 homolog isoform X3, translated as MEHVHLAVEEDDLYSGYNDYNPTFDSEELENDVGFQQAVRTSHGRRPPMTAKFPGTPIGPRSLASSFGARLHMASSMGRPMTGAVQDGSARPMTAVKAAGYTSSLSRGSAFDPLGQSRGPAPALEAKNEDTPEEKIKILEKKVNDLIEESCMAQSMGALQVALEKAKEAGRKERALVRQREQSGSADHINLDLTYSVLLNLANQYTNNEMYPEALNSYQIIVKNKMFSNAGRLKVNMANIYFKQKNYPKAIKFYRMALDQITNAHKEMRIKIMQNIGVVFICMGQYTDAITSFEHIMSESPNIKTGFNLILCYYAIGDRERMKKAFQKLISVPLGIDDEDKYIPSNEDTSSNMVIEAIKNDKLHQMERDLKTLAEKYIMTAAKLIAPAIETLFATGFDWCVDMVKSSQYVELANDLEINKAITYLRQKDFKQAVETLKAFEKKDSRVKSAAATNLSFLYFLEKDYDQADRYADLAMNADRYNPAALINKGNTVFVKQDYEKAAEFYKEALRNDSSCTEGLYNLGLTYQRLNRLEEALDCFLKLHAILRNSSQVMYQLASLYELLENPEQAIEWLMQVISVTPTDAQALAKLGELHDGEGDKSQAFQYYYESFRYFPSNIHVIEWLGAYYIETQFCEKAIQYFERATLIQPTQVKWQLMVASCYRRSGNSQKALETYKEIHRKFPENVECLRFLVRLCTDMQLKEAQDYATKLKKVEKMKEIREQRIKSGREGSARSRREGRESSAGSAAGISTPVLISPKKSSVMDEVKAVSQSESKHFSPLLDSGRDSGRSSSSTKGERLSAKMRSLPGSNEPYEASSPKELDASYVDPLGPQMDRPKTGVKKRVEDDDFADEELGDDLLPE; from the exons ATGGAACATGTGCATCTGGCTGTGGAGGAGGACGACCTTTATTCGGGTTACAATGATTATAATCCGACATTTGACTCGGAG GAGCTGGAGAATGATGTGGGCTTCCAGCAAGCAGTGAGGACAAGTCATGGAAGAAGACCCCCG ATGACTGCCAAGTTTCCTGGCACTCCCATTGGACCTCGATCTTTAGCTTCTTCTTTTGGC GCTCGGCTTCATATGGCCTCTTCAATGGGACGACCCATGACTGGAGCTGTACAG GATGGGTCAGCCCGTCCAATGACTGCCGTCAAAGCAGCAGGTTACACCTCCTCCCTGAGTCGTG GCTCAGCCTTTGACCCTCTGGGCCAGTCCAGGGGTCCTGCACCTGCACTCGAAGCAAAGAATGAGGATAC GCCTGAGGAGAAGATCAAAATCTTGGAGAAGAAAGTGAATGACCTGATAGAGGAGAGCTGCATGGCACAGAGCATGGGAGCCTTACAAGTG GCCCTTGAAAAAGCCAAAGAGGCAGGGCGGAAGGAGAGAGCCCTGGTCAGACAGAGGGAACAGTCTGGCAGTGCAGACCATATAAATCTAGACCTCACGTACTCT GTTTTGCTCAACCTTGCCAACCAATACACAAACAATGAAATGTACCCAGAGGCCCTGAACAGCTACCAGATCATTGTGAAGAATAAAATGTTCAGTAACGCAG GCCGCCTGAAAGTCAACATGGCCAACATCTACTTTAAACAGAAGAACTATCCTAAAGCCATCAAGTTCTACCGAATGGCGCTGGATCAGATAACAAATGCCCACAAAGAAATGAGGATCAAGATCATGCAGAATATCGGTGTAGTGTTTATCTGCATGGGCCAGTACACAGATGCCATTACGTCTTTCGAGCACATCATGAGCGAGAGTCCAAATATCAAGACAGGCTTCAACCTTATCCTGTGCTACTATGCTATCGGTGACAGAGAGAGGATGAAGAAGGCCTTTCAGAAGCTCATTTCTGTTCCTCTGGGCATTGATGATGAAGACAAATACATCCCTTCCAAT GAAGACACCAGCTCCAATATGGTCATTGAAgccattaaaaatgacaaacttcACCAGATGGAGAGAGATCT AAAAACCCTGGCTGAGAAATACATCATGACAGCAGCCAAGCTCATTGCCCCAGCGATTGAGACTTTGTTTGCTACTGGATTTGACTG gtgtgTCGACATGGTGAAGAGTTCTCAGTATGTCGAGCTTGCCAATGATTTAGAGATCAACAAAGCCATCACCTACCTCAGACAGAAGGACTTCAAACAG GCAGTGGAAACATTGAAGGCATTTGAGAAGAAggacagcagagtgaagagcgCTGCAGCCACTAACCTCTCTTTCCTCTATTTTCTG GAGAAAGACTACGACCAGGCTGATCGATATGCCGACCTTGCTATGAATGCTGATCGTTACAACCCAGCAGCACTTATCAACAAGGGCAACACGGTGTTTGTCAAACAGGACTATGAAAAGGCTGCAGAGTTCTACAAAGAAGCACTGAGGAATGATTCCTCGTGCACCGAAGGCCTTTACAACCTGG GTCTGACTTATCAAAGACTGAATCGCCTAGAGGAGGCTCTGGACTGCTTCCTGAAGCTCCATGCCATTCTGAGGAACAGTTCCCAAGTCATGTACCAGCTGGCCAGCCT CTATGAGCTTCTAGAAAATCCCGAACAAGCAATCGAGTGGCTAATGCAGGTCATCAGTGTAACTCCCACAGACGCCCAGGCACTGGCTAAGCTGGGAGAACTGCATGATGGCGAGGGGGACAAATCCCAGGCTTTCCAGTACTATTATGAG TCCTTTAGGTACTTTCCCTCCAACATCCATGTGATTGAGTGGCTCGGAGCTTACTACATTGAGACACAGTTCTGTGAGAAAGCCATTCAGTACTTTGAAAGAGCCACGCTAATACA ACCAACTCAGGTAAAGTGGCAGCTAATGGTGGCAAGCTGCTACAGACGAAGTG GAAACTCCCAGAAAGCACTGGAAACTTATAAAGAAATCCACCGAAAGTTTCCAGAAAATGTGGAAT GCTTGCGTTTCCTGGTGCGGCTGTGCACAGATATGCAATTGAAGGAAGCCCAAGACTACGCCACCAAACTGAAGAAGGTAGAGAAGATGAAGGAAATCAGAGAGCAG AGGATAAAATCGGGACGGGAAGGCAGCGCGAGAAGTCGAAGAGAAGGCAGAGAGAGCAGTGCAGGCAGCGCTG CAGGCATCTCCACACCTGTCCTCATCTCTCCTAAGAAGTCCAGCGTTATGG ATGAGGTCAAAGCAG TATCTCAGTCTGAGTCTAAACACTTCAGTCCACTACTGGACTCAGGGAGAG
- the ift88 gene encoding intraflagellar transport protein 88 homolog isoform X2 encodes MEHVHLAVEEDDLYSGYNDYNPTFDSEELENDVGFQQAVRTSHGRRPPMTAKFPGTPIGPRSLASSFGARLHMASSMGRPMTGAVQDGSARPMTAVKAAGYTSSLSRGSAFDPLGQSRGPAPALEAKNEDTPEEKIKILEKKVNDLIEESCMAQSMGALQVALEKAKEAGRKERALVRQREQSGSADHINLDLTYSVLLNLANQYTNNEMYPEALNSYQIIVKNKMFSNAGRLKVNMANIYFKQKNYPKAIKFYRMALDQITNAHKEMRIKIMQNIGVVFICMGQYTDAITSFEHIMSESPNIKTGFNLILCYYAIGDRERMKKAFQKLISVPLGIDDEDKYIPSNEDTSSNMVIEAIKNDKLHQMERDLKTLAEKYIMTAAKLIAPAIETLFATGFDWCVDMVKSSQYVELANDLEINKAITYLRQKDFKQVEAVETLKAFEKKDSRVKSAAATNLSFLYFLEKDYDQADRYADLAMNADRYNPAALINKGNTVFVKQDYEKAAEFYKEALRNDSSCTEGLYNLGLTYQRLNRLEEALDCFLKLHAILRNSSQVMYQLASLYELLENPEQAIEWLMQVISVTPTDAQALAKLGELHDGEGDKSQAFQYYYESFRYFPSNIHVIEWLGAYYIETQFCEKAIQYFERATLIQPTQVKWQLMVASCYRRSGNSQKALETYKEIHRKFPENVECLRFLVRLCTDMQLKEAQDYATKLKKVEKMKEIREQRIKSGREGSARSRREGRESSAGSAGISTPVLISPKKSSVMDEVKAVSQSESKHFSPLLDSGRDSGRSSSSTKGERLSAKMRSLPGSNEPYEASSPKELDASYVDPLGPQMDRPKTGVKKRVEDDDFADEELGDDLLPE; translated from the exons ATGGAACATGTGCATCTGGCTGTGGAGGAGGACGACCTTTATTCGGGTTACAATGATTATAATCCGACATTTGACTCGGAG GAGCTGGAGAATGATGTGGGCTTCCAGCAAGCAGTGAGGACAAGTCATGGAAGAAGACCCCCG ATGACTGCCAAGTTTCCTGGCACTCCCATTGGACCTCGATCTTTAGCTTCTTCTTTTGGC GCTCGGCTTCATATGGCCTCTTCAATGGGACGACCCATGACTGGAGCTGTACAG GATGGGTCAGCCCGTCCAATGACTGCCGTCAAAGCAGCAGGTTACACCTCCTCCCTGAGTCGTG GCTCAGCCTTTGACCCTCTGGGCCAGTCCAGGGGTCCTGCACCTGCACTCGAAGCAAAGAATGAGGATAC GCCTGAGGAGAAGATCAAAATCTTGGAGAAGAAAGTGAATGACCTGATAGAGGAGAGCTGCATGGCACAGAGCATGGGAGCCTTACAAGTG GCCCTTGAAAAAGCCAAAGAGGCAGGGCGGAAGGAGAGAGCCCTGGTCAGACAGAGGGAACAGTCTGGCAGTGCAGACCATATAAATCTAGACCTCACGTACTCT GTTTTGCTCAACCTTGCCAACCAATACACAAACAATGAAATGTACCCAGAGGCCCTGAACAGCTACCAGATCATTGTGAAGAATAAAATGTTCAGTAACGCAG GCCGCCTGAAAGTCAACATGGCCAACATCTACTTTAAACAGAAGAACTATCCTAAAGCCATCAAGTTCTACCGAATGGCGCTGGATCAGATAACAAATGCCCACAAAGAAATGAGGATCAAGATCATGCAGAATATCGGTGTAGTGTTTATCTGCATGGGCCAGTACACAGATGCCATTACGTCTTTCGAGCACATCATGAGCGAGAGTCCAAATATCAAGACAGGCTTCAACCTTATCCTGTGCTACTATGCTATCGGTGACAGAGAGAGGATGAAGAAGGCCTTTCAGAAGCTCATTTCTGTTCCTCTGGGCATTGATGATGAAGACAAATACATCCCTTCCAAT GAAGACACCAGCTCCAATATGGTCATTGAAgccattaaaaatgacaaacttcACCAGATGGAGAGAGATCT AAAAACCCTGGCTGAGAAATACATCATGACAGCAGCCAAGCTCATTGCCCCAGCGATTGAGACTTTGTTTGCTACTGGATTTGACTG gtgtgTCGACATGGTGAAGAGTTCTCAGTATGTCGAGCTTGCCAATGATTTAGAGATCAACAAAGCCATCACCTACCTCAGACAGAAGGACTTCAAACAG GTTGAG GCAGTGGAAACATTGAAGGCATTTGAGAAGAAggacagcagagtgaagagcgCTGCAGCCACTAACCTCTCTTTCCTCTATTTTCTG GAGAAAGACTACGACCAGGCTGATCGATATGCCGACCTTGCTATGAATGCTGATCGTTACAACCCAGCAGCACTTATCAACAAGGGCAACACGGTGTTTGTCAAACAGGACTATGAAAAGGCTGCAGAGTTCTACAAAGAAGCACTGAGGAATGATTCCTCGTGCACCGAAGGCCTTTACAACCTGG GTCTGACTTATCAAAGACTGAATCGCCTAGAGGAGGCTCTGGACTGCTTCCTGAAGCTCCATGCCATTCTGAGGAACAGTTCCCAAGTCATGTACCAGCTGGCCAGCCT CTATGAGCTTCTAGAAAATCCCGAACAAGCAATCGAGTGGCTAATGCAGGTCATCAGTGTAACTCCCACAGACGCCCAGGCACTGGCTAAGCTGGGAGAACTGCATGATGGCGAGGGGGACAAATCCCAGGCTTTCCAGTACTATTATGAG TCCTTTAGGTACTTTCCCTCCAACATCCATGTGATTGAGTGGCTCGGAGCTTACTACATTGAGACACAGTTCTGTGAGAAAGCCATTCAGTACTTTGAAAGAGCCACGCTAATACA ACCAACTCAGGTAAAGTGGCAGCTAATGGTGGCAAGCTGCTACAGACGAAGTG GAAACTCCCAGAAAGCACTGGAAACTTATAAAGAAATCCACCGAAAGTTTCCAGAAAATGTGGAAT GCTTGCGTTTCCTGGTGCGGCTGTGCACAGATATGCAATTGAAGGAAGCCCAAGACTACGCCACCAAACTGAAGAAGGTAGAGAAGATGAAGGAAATCAGAGAGCAG AGGATAAAATCGGGACGGGAAGGCAGCGCGAGAAGTCGAAGAGAAGGCAGAGAGAGCAGTGCAGGCAGCGCTG GCATCTCCACACCTGTCCTCATCTCTCCTAAGAAGTCCAGCGTTATGG ATGAGGTCAAAGCAG TATCTCAGTCTGAGTCTAAACACTTCAGTCCACTACTGGACTCAGGGAGAG
- the ift88 gene encoding intraflagellar transport protein 88 homolog isoform X5: MEHVHLAVEEDDLYSGYNDYNPTFDSEELENDVGFQQAVRTSHGRRPPMTAKFPGTPIGPRSLASSFGARLHMASSMGRPMTGAVQDGSARPMTAVKAAGYTSSLSRGSAFDPLGQSRGPAPALEAKNEDTPEEKIKILEKKVNDLIEESCMAQSMGALQVALEKAKEAGRKERALVRQREQSGSADHINLDLTYSVLLNLANQYTNNEMYPEALNSYQIIVKNKMFSNAGRLKVNMANIYFKQKNYPKAIKFYRMALDQITNAHKEMRIKIMQNIGVVFICMGQYTDAITSFEHIMSESPNIKTGFNLILCYYAIGDRERMKKAFQKLISVPLGIDDEDKYIPSNEDTSSNMVIEAIKNDKLHQMERDLKTLAEKYIMTAAKLIAPAIETLFATGFDWCVDMVKSSQYVELANDLEINKAITYLRQKDFKQAVETLKAFEKKDSRVKSAAATNLSFLYFLEKDYDQADRYADLAMNADRYNPAALINKGNTVFVKQDYEKAAEFYKEALRNDSSCTEGLYNLGLTYQRLNRLEEALDCFLKLHAILRNSSQVMYQLASLYELLENPEQAIEWLMQVISVTPTDAQALAKLGELHDGEGDKSQAFQYYYESFRYFPSNIHVIEWLGAYYIETQFCEKAIQYFERATLIQPTQVKWQLMVASCYRRSGNSQKALETYKEIHRKFPENVECLRFLVRLCTDMQLKEAQDYATKLKKVEKMKEIREQRIKSGREGSARSRREGRESSAGSADSGRSSSSTKGERLSAKMRSLPGSNEPYEASSPKELDASYVDPLGPQMDRPKTGVKKRVEDDDFADEELGDDLLPE; the protein is encoded by the exons ATGGAACATGTGCATCTGGCTGTGGAGGAGGACGACCTTTATTCGGGTTACAATGATTATAATCCGACATTTGACTCGGAG GAGCTGGAGAATGATGTGGGCTTCCAGCAAGCAGTGAGGACAAGTCATGGAAGAAGACCCCCG ATGACTGCCAAGTTTCCTGGCACTCCCATTGGACCTCGATCTTTAGCTTCTTCTTTTGGC GCTCGGCTTCATATGGCCTCTTCAATGGGACGACCCATGACTGGAGCTGTACAG GATGGGTCAGCCCGTCCAATGACTGCCGTCAAAGCAGCAGGTTACACCTCCTCCCTGAGTCGTG GCTCAGCCTTTGACCCTCTGGGCCAGTCCAGGGGTCCTGCACCTGCACTCGAAGCAAAGAATGAGGATAC GCCTGAGGAGAAGATCAAAATCTTGGAGAAGAAAGTGAATGACCTGATAGAGGAGAGCTGCATGGCACAGAGCATGGGAGCCTTACAAGTG GCCCTTGAAAAAGCCAAAGAGGCAGGGCGGAAGGAGAGAGCCCTGGTCAGACAGAGGGAACAGTCTGGCAGTGCAGACCATATAAATCTAGACCTCACGTACTCT GTTTTGCTCAACCTTGCCAACCAATACACAAACAATGAAATGTACCCAGAGGCCCTGAACAGCTACCAGATCATTGTGAAGAATAAAATGTTCAGTAACGCAG GCCGCCTGAAAGTCAACATGGCCAACATCTACTTTAAACAGAAGAACTATCCTAAAGCCATCAAGTTCTACCGAATGGCGCTGGATCAGATAACAAATGCCCACAAAGAAATGAGGATCAAGATCATGCAGAATATCGGTGTAGTGTTTATCTGCATGGGCCAGTACACAGATGCCATTACGTCTTTCGAGCACATCATGAGCGAGAGTCCAAATATCAAGACAGGCTTCAACCTTATCCTGTGCTACTATGCTATCGGTGACAGAGAGAGGATGAAGAAGGCCTTTCAGAAGCTCATTTCTGTTCCTCTGGGCATTGATGATGAAGACAAATACATCCCTTCCAAT GAAGACACCAGCTCCAATATGGTCATTGAAgccattaaaaatgacaaacttcACCAGATGGAGAGAGATCT AAAAACCCTGGCTGAGAAATACATCATGACAGCAGCCAAGCTCATTGCCCCAGCGATTGAGACTTTGTTTGCTACTGGATTTGACTG gtgtgTCGACATGGTGAAGAGTTCTCAGTATGTCGAGCTTGCCAATGATTTAGAGATCAACAAAGCCATCACCTACCTCAGACAGAAGGACTTCAAACAG GCAGTGGAAACATTGAAGGCATTTGAGAAGAAggacagcagagtgaagagcgCTGCAGCCACTAACCTCTCTTTCCTCTATTTTCTG GAGAAAGACTACGACCAGGCTGATCGATATGCCGACCTTGCTATGAATGCTGATCGTTACAACCCAGCAGCACTTATCAACAAGGGCAACACGGTGTTTGTCAAACAGGACTATGAAAAGGCTGCAGAGTTCTACAAAGAAGCACTGAGGAATGATTCCTCGTGCACCGAAGGCCTTTACAACCTGG GTCTGACTTATCAAAGACTGAATCGCCTAGAGGAGGCTCTGGACTGCTTCCTGAAGCTCCATGCCATTCTGAGGAACAGTTCCCAAGTCATGTACCAGCTGGCCAGCCT CTATGAGCTTCTAGAAAATCCCGAACAAGCAATCGAGTGGCTAATGCAGGTCATCAGTGTAACTCCCACAGACGCCCAGGCACTGGCTAAGCTGGGAGAACTGCATGATGGCGAGGGGGACAAATCCCAGGCTTTCCAGTACTATTATGAG TCCTTTAGGTACTTTCCCTCCAACATCCATGTGATTGAGTGGCTCGGAGCTTACTACATTGAGACACAGTTCTGTGAGAAAGCCATTCAGTACTTTGAAAGAGCCACGCTAATACA ACCAACTCAGGTAAAGTGGCAGCTAATGGTGGCAAGCTGCTACAGACGAAGTG GAAACTCCCAGAAAGCACTGGAAACTTATAAAGAAATCCACCGAAAGTTTCCAGAAAATGTGGAAT GCTTGCGTTTCCTGGTGCGGCTGTGCACAGATATGCAATTGAAGGAAGCCCAAGACTACGCCACCAAACTGAAGAAGGTAGAGAAGATGAAGGAAATCAGAGAGCAG AGGATAAAATCGGGACGGGAAGGCAGCGCGAGAAGTCGAAGAGAAGGCAGAGAGAGCAGTGCAGGCAGCGCTG